In Corallococcus caeni, the following are encoded in one genomic region:
- a CDS encoding cytochrome c oxidase subunit II has product MAESPALSPASANDVAPPDAQAPLAVPPARGAWSLSPPENASATGDRIDALLARSHGFDLALAAVMLGWLLLAVVRFRGARKVAPDGGTRRSRAWVLGLALGVFGVVDGTLFLGSEGYLRDVLWNFRVPTEDPRTVRIEINAHQWSWEARYAGADGAFGTKDDVVTWNDLRVPAGVPVWVQLVSTDVVHGFSLPAFRVKLDAIPGRVNQTWFQAAREGAWEAACYQHCGTSHYRMRGVLTALSPEAYAAWLHEASLKAVQGYDADDTAAHWGWVWRTP; this is encoded by the coding sequence ATGGCGGAGTCCCCTGCGTTGTCCCCCGCGTCCGCGAACGACGTCGCGCCCCCGGATGCGCAGGCACCCCTGGCGGTGCCGCCCGCGCGAGGGGCGTGGAGCCTGTCGCCGCCGGAGAACGCGAGCGCGACGGGAGACCGCATCGACGCGCTGCTGGCCAGGAGCCATGGCTTCGACCTCGCGCTGGCGGCGGTGATGCTCGGGTGGTTGTTGCTGGCGGTGGTGCGCTTCCGGGGCGCGCGGAAGGTGGCGCCGGACGGAGGCACGCGGCGCTCACGGGCGTGGGTGCTGGGGCTGGCCCTGGGCGTGTTCGGCGTGGTGGACGGGACGCTGTTCCTGGGCTCCGAGGGCTACCTGCGCGACGTGCTCTGGAACTTCCGCGTCCCCACCGAGGACCCGCGCACGGTGCGCATTGAAATCAACGCGCACCAGTGGTCGTGGGAGGCGCGGTACGCGGGCGCGGATGGCGCGTTCGGCACGAAGGACGACGTCGTCACCTGGAACGACCTGCGCGTGCCGGCGGGCGTGCCCGTCTGGGTGCAGCTGGTCTCCACGGACGTGGTGCACGGGTTCTCGCTGCCGGCCTTCCGCGTGAAGCTGGACGCCATCCCGGGCCGCGTGAACCAGACCTGGTTCCAGGCCGCGCGCGAAGGTGCGTGGGAGGCGGCCTGCTACCAGCACTGCGGCACCAGCCACTACCGGATGCGCGGCGTGCTGACGGCGCTGTCCCCGGAGGCGTACGCGGCGTGGCTGCACGAGGCGAGCCTCAAGGCGGTGCAGGGCTACGACGCGGATGACACCGCGGCCCACTGGGGCTGGGTGTGGAGGACGCCATGA
- a CDS encoding SCO family protein: protein MSVESPSSPSAPRSRPVRRSWIWAGIAVASLGFMGVAVHELVQGRSQPPPRLGALPDFTFTRQDGQPFGLKQLRGHPFIANFIFTRCPTVCPVFTQKMARVQDHTAKLGTDLQLVSFSVDPAYDTPERLAEYGKKYQADFTRWNFLTGDYATLKDTIVQGFKISMGREPGAAEDDLLSIFHGTHFVLVDGTGEIRGYYDSADPEATQKLETDALRLTREEG, encoded by the coding sequence ATGTCCGTCGAATCGCCCTCGTCCCCGTCCGCCCCCCGCTCCCGTCCCGTCCGCCGCTCCTGGATCTGGGCAGGCATCGCCGTGGCGTCGCTCGGCTTCATGGGGGTGGCGGTGCACGAGCTGGTGCAGGGCCGCTCCCAGCCGCCGCCCCGGCTGGGCGCCCTGCCGGACTTCACCTTCACGCGGCAGGACGGGCAGCCCTTCGGGCTGAAGCAGCTCCGCGGCCACCCGTTCATCGCCAACTTCATCTTCACCCGCTGCCCCACCGTCTGCCCCGTCTTCACGCAGAAGATGGCGCGCGTGCAGGACCACACCGCGAAGCTGGGCACGGACCTCCAGCTGGTGTCCTTCTCCGTGGACCCGGCTTACGACACCCCGGAGCGGCTGGCCGAGTACGGGAAGAAGTACCAGGCGGACTTCACCCGCTGGAACTTCCTCACCGGCGACTACGCCACCCTCAAGGACACCATCGTCCAGGGCTTCAAGATCAGCATGGGCCGCGAGCCCGGCGCCGCCGAGGACGACCTGCTCTCCATCTTCCACGGCACCCACTTCGTGCTCGTGGACGGCACCGGGGAGATCCGCGGCTACTACGACAGCGCGGACCCGGAGGCGACCCAGAAGCTGGAGACCGACGCCCTCCGCCTCACCCGCGAAGAGGGCTGA
- a CDS encoding response regulator gives MSASNPLFGDLLLKLGVVTPGQVQEALALQALTGQRVGEALISLGYVSREQIQDALGEALGLNHDKGPAQPPLGELLVGLKYVTLAQLDEALARQRRDGRRLGEILVEQGHCTYKQIYEALGVQNRIVGRQDLPRPATEGRRRVVVVDDSPLACAFVQEGLVALGYEVLCFQDPYEALEGMGRLQPAIVLSDLEMPGLDGVELCRRLKEGPRSAIPVIMLTANDREAERVRGLRAGADDYVNKSASLDELAARIESVVRRTGETERMRKLFARYTSDAVVEEILKSADAAVLAGEKREVTVLFADIRNFTGLAESLPPEQVVAVLNQVLGRLSDAVLTCGGTLDKFLGDGLMAVFGAPVGRPDDALRGLQCAKMMMEAVAELRAIAEAEWVAHGREGRPLVLELGVGLNSGVVVSGNIGSALRAEYTCIGDAVNVAARLCALAGPGEILVGERTRELVDANETAFEDLPPVRLKGKQQPVPLYRAL, from the coding sequence GTGAGTGCCTCGAATCCCCTCTTCGGTGACCTGTTGCTCAAGCTGGGCGTCGTCACGCCGGGGCAGGTGCAGGAGGCGCTCGCGCTGCAGGCGCTCACCGGCCAGCGCGTGGGCGAAGCGCTCATCTCCCTGGGCTACGTGTCGCGCGAGCAGATCCAAGACGCGCTGGGAGAGGCCCTGGGCCTGAACCACGACAAGGGGCCCGCGCAGCCGCCGCTGGGCGAGCTGCTGGTGGGGCTCAAGTACGTGACGCTCGCGCAGCTGGACGAGGCCCTGGCGCGGCAGCGGCGCGACGGGCGGCGGCTGGGAGAGATCCTCGTCGAGCAGGGCCACTGCACGTACAAGCAGATCTACGAAGCGCTGGGCGTGCAGAACCGGATCGTCGGCCGGCAGGACCTGCCGCGGCCCGCGACGGAGGGGCGCCGCCGCGTGGTGGTGGTGGACGACAGCCCCCTGGCCTGCGCGTTCGTGCAGGAGGGGCTGGTGGCGCTGGGCTACGAAGTTCTCTGCTTCCAGGACCCGTATGAAGCGCTGGAGGGCATGGGGCGGCTGCAGCCGGCCATCGTGCTGAGCGACCTGGAGATGCCGGGGCTGGACGGCGTGGAGCTGTGCCGGCGGCTGAAGGAGGGCCCGCGCAGCGCCATCCCCGTCATCATGCTCACCGCGAACGACCGGGAGGCGGAGCGCGTGCGCGGCCTGCGCGCGGGCGCGGACGACTACGTGAACAAGTCCGCGTCCCTGGACGAGCTGGCGGCGCGCATCGAGAGCGTGGTGCGCCGCACGGGCGAGACGGAGCGCATGCGCAAGCTGTTCGCGCGCTACACGTCCGACGCGGTGGTGGAGGAGATCCTCAAGAGCGCGGACGCGGCGGTGCTCGCCGGCGAGAAGCGCGAGGTGACGGTGCTGTTCGCGGACATCCGCAACTTCACCGGCCTGGCGGAGAGCCTCCCCCCCGAGCAGGTGGTCGCGGTGCTCAACCAGGTGCTGGGCCGGCTGTCGGACGCCGTGCTCACCTGCGGCGGCACGCTGGACAAGTTCCTGGGCGACGGGCTGATGGCGGTCTTCGGCGCGCCTGTGGGCCGCCCGGACGACGCGCTCCGGGGCCTGCAGTGCGCGAAGATGATGATGGAGGCCGTGGCGGAACTGCGCGCCATCGCGGAGGCCGAGTGGGTGGCCCACGGCCGCGAGGGCCGGCCCCTGGTGCTGGAGCTGGGCGTGGGGCTGAACTCGGGCGTGGTGGTGTCCGGGAACATCGGCAGCGCGCTGAGGGCCGAGTACACCTGCATTGGCGACGCGGTGAACGTGGCCGCCCGGCTGTGCGCGCTGGCCGGTCCGGGGGAGATCCTGGTGGGCGAGCGCACGCGGGAGCTGGTGGACGCGAACGAGACGGCCTTCGAGGACCTGCCGCCGGTGCGCCTGAAGGGCAAGCAGCAACCGGTGCCGCTTTACCGCGCGCTCTGA
- a CDS encoding type II secretion system protein GspG, whose product MAATSSPSAVPDRSRRSPLPWVAVVFGLALVVALVLTAFRRRDPEQTQQIHADFTVILGALERYQADHGGQLPEEGNLDDMLVPRYLNAVPRDPWGRPYQYASSAQGVFLASFGRENQRGGAGENQDHTNHDGHQQLLR is encoded by the coding sequence ATGGCCGCCACCTCCTCCCCGTCCGCCGTCCCCGACAGGTCCCGCCGCTCTCCGCTGCCCTGGGTGGCGGTGGTGTTCGGACTGGCGCTCGTCGTGGCCCTGGTGCTCACCGCCTTCCGCCGCCGCGACCCCGAGCAGACCCAGCAGATCCACGCCGACTTCACCGTCATCCTGGGGGCGCTGGAGCGCTACCAGGCCGACCACGGGGGGCAACTGCCGGAGGAGGGCAACCTGGACGACATGCTGGTGCCCAGGTACCTCAACGCCGTGCCGCGCGACCCCTGGGGCCGGCCGTACCAGTACGCGAGCAGCGCGCAGGGCGTGTTCCTCGCCTCCTTCGGCCGGGAGAACCAGCGCGGTGGCGCGGGGGAGAATCAGGACCACACCAACCACGACGGGCACCAGCAGCTCCTGCGCTAG
- a CDS encoding LysM peptidoglycan-binding domain-containing protein — MTTYSVRSGDTLSGLAQRFNTSVGSLQKTNHIANANLIRVGQRLTVPDGFQAAPSKAGSYTVRSGDTLSGIAGRHGTTAAALAKANHIANPNKIYVGQKLTIPGAGGGSAPVTSKPPASGGASYTVRSGDTLSGIAGRYGTTVGALQQANHISNPNKIYVGQKLTIPGRTGGTGGTSKPPPSTGGVNGTPGTSGGKGGVTAAQLRRIMPNLSQAKAEQYLPHLNKAMAEANINTPRRKEMFLAQLAHESGELRYMEEIASGAAYEGRKDLGNTQPGDGKRYKGRGPIQLTGRANYRAAGKALGIDLEGHPERAKDPDVAFRIAGWYWQSRNLNSYADAGNFREVTRRINGGYNGLASREMYYRRAQDVLG, encoded by the coding sequence GTGACGACCTATTCCGTTCGCAGCGGCGACACGTTGAGCGGCCTCGCGCAGCGCTTCAACACGTCGGTGGGTTCGCTTCAGAAGACGAACCACATCGCCAACGCGAACCTCATCCGCGTGGGCCAGCGGCTGACGGTGCCGGATGGGTTCCAGGCGGCGCCGTCCAAGGCGGGCAGCTACACGGTGCGCAGCGGCGACACGCTGAGCGGCATCGCGGGGCGGCACGGCACGACGGCGGCGGCGTTGGCGAAGGCGAACCACATCGCCAACCCGAACAAGATCTACGTGGGCCAGAAGCTGACGATTCCTGGCGCGGGCGGAGGCTCGGCGCCGGTGACGTCGAAGCCGCCTGCTTCCGGGGGCGCTTCGTACACGGTGCGCAGCGGGGACACGCTGAGCGGCATCGCGGGCCGGTACGGCACGACGGTGGGGGCGTTGCAGCAGGCGAACCACATCTCGAACCCGAACAAGATCTACGTGGGGCAGAAGCTCACGATTCCGGGTCGCACCGGCGGAACGGGCGGGACGTCGAAGCCGCCTCCGTCCACGGGCGGTGTGAACGGGACGCCGGGCACGTCGGGTGGGAAGGGTGGAGTGACGGCGGCGCAGCTGCGGCGGATCATGCCGAACCTGTCGCAGGCGAAGGCGGAGCAGTACCTGCCGCACCTGAACAAGGCGATGGCGGAGGCGAACATCAACACGCCCCGGCGCAAGGAGATGTTCCTGGCACAGTTGGCGCATGAGAGCGGCGAGCTGCGCTACATGGAGGAGATCGCCTCCGGCGCGGCGTACGAGGGCCGCAAGGACCTGGGCAACACGCAGCCGGGCGACGGCAAGCGCTACAAGGGCCGGGGCCCCATCCAGCTCACGGGCCGCGCGAACTACCGTGCGGCGGGCAAGGCGCTGGGCATCGACCTGGAAGGGCACCCGGAGCGCGCGAAGGATCCGGACGTCGCGTTCCGCATCGCGGGTTGGTACTGGCAGTCGCGCAACCTGAACAGCTACGCGGACGCGGGCAACTTCCGCGAGGTCACCCGCCGCATCAACGGCGGCTACAACGGCCTCGCGAGCCGCGAGATGTACTACCGCCGCGCGCAGGACGTGCTGGGCTGA
- a CDS encoding cytochrome c: MKPTSCFSLRLLAVLALGTLAPACRKETPTFEPLKLADGTVIPAATLSRGHDVYTHYCASCHGEKGDGQGPAGSGMRPPPRNFRQGLYKFGGVAAGELPTDDALKRTLRRGLHGTPMFAWDVPPADVDAVVQYLKTLSPRWKQESPGAAIALSEDPWKGREAEAVERGRTVYHVAGKGNAGCASCHVAYLPRAELAALTESVTGRKVNLANADPYTALPRDSDYSLTVDAKGEATQLAKVLPPDFLFHRLRTVWPQGTRVEGQPYTAQAQREDLYRVMAAGVGGAAMPSWKGAIPEENLWALTYYVQSLVVMHDTSAARDLQQRLRDSKVQE; this comes from the coding sequence ATGAAGCCTACTTCCTGCTTCTCGCTTCGCTTGCTCGCCGTGCTCGCGCTGGGGACGCTCGCCCCCGCGTGCCGCAAGGAGACGCCCACCTTCGAGCCGCTGAAGCTCGCGGACGGCACGGTCATCCCAGCCGCGACGCTGTCGCGCGGACATGACGTCTACACGCACTACTGCGCGTCCTGTCACGGCGAGAAGGGCGACGGCCAGGGCCCGGCGGGCTCCGGCATGCGTCCCCCTCCGCGCAACTTCCGTCAGGGCCTCTACAAGTTCGGCGGCGTGGCCGCGGGTGAGCTGCCCACGGACGACGCGCTGAAGCGCACCCTGCGCCGGGGCCTGCACGGCACGCCCATGTTCGCGTGGGACGTGCCCCCGGCGGACGTGGACGCAGTGGTGCAGTACCTCAAGACCCTCAGCCCGCGCTGGAAGCAGGAGTCACCCGGCGCGGCCATCGCCCTGTCCGAGGACCCGTGGAAGGGCCGTGAAGCCGAGGCCGTGGAGCGCGGCCGCACCGTCTACCACGTGGCCGGCAAGGGCAACGCGGGCTGCGCCAGCTGCCACGTCGCGTACCTGCCTCGCGCGGAGCTCGCCGCGCTCACCGAGAGCGTCACCGGCCGCAAGGTGAACCTGGCGAACGCGGATCCGTACACCGCGCTGCCTCGTGATTCGGACTACTCGCTCACCGTGGACGCGAAGGGCGAAGCCACGCAGCTGGCCAAGGTGCTGCCGCCCGACTTCCTCTTCCATCGCCTGCGCACCGTGTGGCCCCAGGGCACTCGAGTGGAGGGCCAGCCGTACACCGCGCAGGCGCAGCGCGAGGACCTCTACCGCGTCATGGCCGCGGGCGTCGGAGGCGCCGCCATGCCGTCGTGGAAGGGAGCCATCCCGGAGGAGAACCTCTGGGCGCTCACGTACTACGTGCAGAGCCTGGTCGTGATGCACGACACCTCCGCGGCCCGCGACCTTCAGCAACGGTTGCGTGACTCGAAGGTGCAGGAATAA
- a CDS encoding universal stress protein — protein sequence MAIICATNLSADAAHAATVAATLACRLGEPLLLLGVDDEVPDTEAPDALSAAEGGLSAESARLRALTGTVEPRMLRGASVESLLGEEECRSARLVVVAAEGWRTSAWRKTSLAERLARHGCAPVLAVRRDTALLDWARGRRRLMVMVGVDPRSSTSDAAITFLRELRRVGGCDVLATYVCSPLEERERLGIHTPVHVERLDARERTMEGLDPLVERVLMREVRERLGDLEGEGRVEVVLEPGYGRPADHLLHVAHARSAELTVVGMHLRGGVQRLWHGSVSEGVLRHAERSVACIPPGAREPRRLPPPRSALVPVDFTVASVQAIAQACSLVGPGGRVHLLHVHRLRGRERGPRDFHGVLPEPDGERDVVLQRLWQQVPQDVVARAVHWSVEGVSGDDVAVAICQATEREGVDLVCVGTSARREVVPDALEEAVARQLVLRCRKPVMVVPSA from the coding sequence ATGGCCATCATCTGCGCAACCAACCTGTCCGCGGACGCCGCGCACGCGGCCACCGTCGCGGCGACCCTCGCCTGCCGGCTGGGAGAGCCCCTGCTGCTGCTGGGCGTGGACGACGAGGTCCCGGACACGGAGGCCCCGGACGCCCTGTCCGCGGCGGAGGGCGGGCTGTCTGCGGAGTCCGCGCGCCTGAGGGCGCTGACGGGCACGGTGGAGCCTCGCATGCTGCGGGGCGCCTCCGTGGAGTCGCTGCTGGGGGAGGAGGAGTGCCGAAGCGCCCGGCTGGTGGTGGTGGCCGCGGAGGGCTGGCGCACGTCCGCCTGGCGCAAGACGTCCCTGGCGGAGCGCCTGGCCCGCCACGGCTGCGCCCCGGTGCTGGCGGTGCGCCGGGACACGGCGCTCCTGGACTGGGCCCGGGGAAGGCGCCGGCTGATGGTGATGGTGGGGGTGGACCCCCGGTCCTCCACGTCCGACGCGGCCATCACCTTCCTGCGGGAGCTGCGGCGCGTGGGCGGGTGCGACGTGCTGGCCACGTACGTGTGCTCGCCGCTGGAGGAGCGCGAGCGGCTGGGCATCCACACCCCCGTGCACGTGGAGCGGCTGGACGCGCGCGAGCGCACCATGGAGGGGTTGGATCCGCTGGTGGAGCGCGTGCTGATGCGCGAGGTGCGCGAGCGCCTGGGTGATTTGGAGGGGGAGGGCCGCGTGGAGGTGGTGCTGGAGCCCGGCTATGGCCGCCCGGCGGACCACCTGCTGCACGTGGCCCACGCGCGCAGCGCGGAGCTGACGGTGGTGGGCATGCACCTGCGCGGCGGCGTGCAGCGGCTGTGGCACGGCTCCGTGTCGGAGGGCGTGCTGCGCCACGCGGAGCGCTCCGTGGCGTGCATCCCGCCCGGGGCGCGCGAGCCGCGCCGCCTCCCGCCGCCCCGCAGCGCCCTGGTGCCGGTGGACTTCACCGTCGCGTCCGTCCAGGCCATCGCGCAGGCGTGCTCGCTGGTGGGCCCGGGCGGCCGCGTGCACCTGTTGCACGTGCACCGGCTCCGGGGCCGAGAGCGGGGCCCCCGGGACTTCCACGGCGTGCTGCCGGAGCCCGACGGCGAGCGGGACGTCGTGCTCCAGCGGCTCTGGCAGCAGGTGCCCCAGGACGTCGTCGCGCGGGCGGTGCACTGGAGCGTGGAGGGGGTCAGCGGGGACGACGTGGCGGTCGCCATCTGCCAGGCCACGGAGCGCGAGGGCGTGGACCTGGTCTGCGTGGGCACCTCCGCGCGCCGTGAGGTCGTCCCGGACGCGCTGGAGGAGGCCGTGGCGCGCCAGCTGGTGCTGCGCTGCCGCAAGCCCGTGATGGTGGTGCCCTCCGCATGA
- a CDS encoding cytochrome c oxidase subunit I, with the protein MKAGAFLKSLWTTDPQRVARQYLWGGFLFLLVGGLLAMLIRFQWAWPGQPVPGLAWALPESKGALTPPAYTAVFTMHGLLMIFFAVTPLLFGALGHFVLPLAIGAKQMAFPRLSPFGFWAYAVGGALMLVSFVVRLGPASAGWTSYPPLATPAFTPGLGQTLVTVAVLCVGVSAFLYGLNFVVTVVRCRAPGMTWGRMPLVVWGLFYGAVLNVLFVPVLAAATGLLLLDRVAGTQFFIAGAAAVGGGGDPVVYQHLFWLFGHPEVYILILPAWGMVGDFVAFFSRKPAHGYRLTAGAMGAVTALSGAVYAHHLFTSGMAPVLGRTFMVLTLLISLPAEVMFLNWLMTLWRGSVRLTSPMLAALATMVVFGLGGITGLALGAVATDVPLHGTMWVVGHFHLTMGAASFLAVFAGLYFWFPRMYGRALDERLAKVHVLLSAVLFIAVFGGQLVAGYAGQLRRLYDPYQYTFLAHLLTLNRWTSWAAFALGTVQLVFVVNLVRTLGWGRAAEPNPWRVGTLEWTDAGPGAVVLRGPHALSQPEVQEQLGRDWIGQAEPLSSSKPVVEQVAPPVPGVEGAV; encoded by the coding sequence ATGAAGGCGGGGGCGTTCTTGAAGTCGCTGTGGACGACGGACCCCCAGCGCGTGGCGCGCCAGTACCTGTGGGGCGGGTTCCTGTTCCTGCTGGTGGGCGGCCTGCTGGCCATGCTCATCCGCTTCCAGTGGGCCTGGCCGGGGCAGCCGGTGCCGGGGCTCGCGTGGGCGCTGCCCGAGTCGAAGGGCGCGCTGACGCCGCCCGCGTACACGGCCGTGTTCACGATGCACGGCCTCTTGATGATCTTCTTCGCGGTGACGCCGCTGCTCTTCGGGGCGCTGGGGCACTTCGTGCTGCCGCTGGCCATCGGCGCGAAGCAGATGGCGTTCCCCCGGCTGTCGCCGTTCGGCTTCTGGGCCTACGCGGTGGGCGGCGCGCTGATGCTGGTGTCGTTCGTCGTGCGGCTGGGGCCCGCGAGCGCGGGGTGGACGTCGTATCCGCCGCTGGCGACGCCCGCGTTCACGCCGGGGCTGGGGCAGACGCTGGTGACGGTGGCGGTGCTCTGCGTGGGCGTGTCCGCGTTCCTGTACGGGCTCAACTTCGTCGTCACGGTGGTGCGCTGCCGCGCGCCGGGGATGACGTGGGGGCGGATGCCGCTGGTGGTGTGGGGGCTGTTCTACGGCGCGGTGCTCAACGTGCTGTTCGTGCCGGTGCTGGCGGCGGCCACGGGGCTGCTCTTGCTGGACCGGGTGGCGGGCACGCAGTTCTTCATCGCGGGCGCGGCGGCGGTGGGCGGGGGCGGGGACCCGGTGGTGTACCAGCACCTGTTCTGGCTGTTCGGCCACCCGGAGGTCTACATCCTCATCCTGCCCGCGTGGGGCATGGTGGGGGACTTCGTGGCCTTCTTCAGCCGCAAGCCCGCGCACGGCTACCGGCTGACGGCGGGGGCCATGGGCGCGGTGACGGCGCTGAGCGGCGCGGTGTACGCGCACCACCTGTTCACCAGCGGGATGGCGCCGGTGCTGGGGCGTACGTTCATGGTGCTGACGCTGCTCATCTCCCTGCCCGCGGAGGTGATGTTCCTCAACTGGCTGATGACGCTGTGGCGGGGCAGCGTGCGGCTCACGTCGCCGATGCTCGCGGCGCTGGCGACGATGGTGGTCTTCGGCCTGGGCGGCATCACGGGGCTGGCGCTGGGCGCGGTGGCGACGGACGTGCCGCTGCACGGGACGATGTGGGTGGTGGGCCACTTCCACCTGACGATGGGCGCGGCCAGCTTCCTCGCGGTGTTCGCGGGGCTCTACTTCTGGTTCCCGCGCATGTACGGGCGCGCGCTGGATGAGCGGCTGGCGAAGGTGCACGTGCTCTTGAGCGCGGTGCTGTTCATCGCCGTCTTCGGTGGCCAGCTGGTGGCGGGCTACGCGGGGCAGCTGCGGCGGCTCTATGACCCGTACCAGTACACGTTCCTCGCGCACCTGCTCACGTTGAACCGGTGGACCAGCTGGGCCGCGTTCGCCCTGGGCACGGTGCAGTTGGTGTTCGTGGTGAACCTGGTGCGGACGCTCGGGTGGGGCCGGGCCGCGGAGCCGAACCCGTGGCGGGTGGGCACGCTGGAGTGGACGGACGCGGGCCCTGGCGCCGTGGTGCTGCGCGGGCCGCATGCGCTGTCGCAACCGGAAGTACAAGAGCAACTGGGTCGCGACTGGATTGGCCAGGCGGAGCCGCTGTCGTCGAGCAAGCCGGTGGTGGAGCAGGTGGCGCCGCCGGTGCCCGGGGTGGAGGGCGCCGTCTAG
- a CDS encoding sigma 54-interacting transcriptional regulator: MALRGYREEDLVSNRASLIIHGGTEDERRAWAEEAARNFGVPLTEVRQAPELAGALRQPNGVVFIADVAKLPLDAQGLILRCLQMQEERPKVVVGVSGTAMAALTRGTLREDLHYRLNQAQVDLQTDGLRDALKRRWAQQAEQLAARAAALKAAEEKERAAAVARRPGSVTRILPKRKAPASARKGAPRNAVR, encoded by the coding sequence GTGGCTCTTCGCGGTTATCGAGAAGAGGACCTCGTCTCCAACCGTGCCTCGTTGATCATCCACGGAGGGACGGAGGACGAGCGCAGGGCCTGGGCGGAGGAAGCCGCGCGCAACTTCGGCGTCCCGCTCACGGAGGTGCGCCAGGCGCCGGAGCTGGCGGGAGCGCTGCGGCAGCCCAACGGCGTGGTGTTCATCGCGGACGTGGCGAAGCTGCCGCTCGACGCCCAGGGCCTCATCCTGCGCTGCCTCCAGATGCAGGAGGAGCGGCCCAAGGTGGTGGTGGGCGTCTCCGGCACGGCGATGGCCGCCCTCACCCGGGGCACGCTGCGCGAGGACCTGCACTACCGGCTGAACCAGGCGCAGGTGGACCTGCAGACGGACGGCCTGCGTGACGCGCTCAAGCGCCGCTGGGCGCAGCAGGCGGAGCAGCTGGCCGCGCGCGCCGCGGCGCTGAAGGCCGCCGAGGAGAAGGAGCGCGCCGCCGCCGTCGCCCGGCGCCCCGGCTCCGTCACCCGCATCCTCCCCAAGCGCAAGGCCCCGGCCTCCGCCCGCAAGGGCGCGCCCCGCAACGCGGTCCGCTGA
- a CDS encoding glycosyltransferase family 87 protein, with amino-acid sequence MALGAWVLRALAFFHRSGAMGYPMDYDEGVYFSAASLLLRGDLPYRDFIFVHPPGGLLLWAPGAALTLGLDAATAYGVTRYLAAAVGALCVFLAGRAAWRAWGPLAGCVAALAYAAYPEAALVERGTFLEPLLNVLCLGFANLWLAPGVHSRARRIGAGVLLGLAISVKLPGGLWLVAALFARPGKESWRHALLPVLVAFATFAVVVGPLAALSPSEFLRDVITFQAVRPADGEPDRWLRLRDIFHERRLGEVLLALVGLGTACVRAFRAPSEHRPAARFFACAFLLSVALFLASRTYWNQYNAHLAASEAVLAGLGASVLQAFSVRWGRATSRAVAALVIAAAFLPGAWHVVQSGQQQAPDVTALAKYLRTDVPAKACLFSFEPGWALAAGRLPMGATPIVDGYATMLQDAMSTGDRFDTTDEALSAPEAQQALRVMLDSCRFVILGWRGTWQLTPESRPWFKQRFVRRFPTGDTGGVDLWEHR; translated from the coding sequence GTGGCGCTGGGTGCCTGGGTGCTGCGTGCGCTCGCGTTCTTCCATCGCTCCGGCGCCATGGGCTACCCCATGGACTACGACGAGGGCGTCTACTTCTCCGCCGCGTCACTCCTGCTGCGCGGAGACCTGCCCTACCGTGACTTCATCTTCGTCCACCCGCCCGGCGGCCTCCTGCTATGGGCTCCCGGCGCCGCGCTCACGCTGGGGCTCGATGCGGCCACCGCCTACGGCGTCACCCGCTACCTCGCCGCCGCAGTGGGCGCCCTGTGCGTGTTCCTCGCGGGCCGCGCTGCCTGGCGTGCCTGGGGGCCGCTCGCGGGCTGCGTGGCCGCGCTCGCGTATGCCGCGTATCCGGAGGCCGCCCTCGTCGAGCGGGGCACCTTCCTCGAACCCCTGCTCAACGTCCTGTGCCTGGGCTTCGCGAACCTCTGGCTCGCCCCTGGCGTCCACTCCCGCGCACGCCGCATCGGCGCGGGCGTGCTCCTGGGCCTCGCCATCTCCGTGAAGCTCCCCGGGGGACTGTGGCTCGTCGCCGCGCTGTTCGCCCGTCCGGGGAAGGAGTCCTGGCGTCACGCCCTCCTGCCCGTGCTCGTCGCGTTCGCGACCTTCGCCGTCGTCGTGGGCCCGCTGGCCGCGCTGTCCCCTTCCGAGTTCCTCCGCGACGTCATCACCTTCCAGGCCGTGCGCCCCGCGGACGGTGAGCCGGACCGCTGGCTGCGCCTGCGCGACATCTTCCACGAGCGCCGGCTGGGCGAAGTGCTCCTCGCCCTCGTAGGCCTGGGCACCGCGTGCGTGCGCGCCTTTCGCGCTCCCTCGGAACACCGCCCCGCCGCCCGCTTCTTCGCCTGCGCGTTCCTCCTCAGCGTGGCCCTGTTCCTCGCGTCACGGACCTACTGGAATCAGTACAACGCGCACCTCGCCGCTTCGGAGGCCGTGCTCGCGGGTCTGGGCGCTTCCGTGCTCCAGGCCTTCAGCGTGCGCTGGGGCCGCGCCACATCACGGGCCGTGGCCGCGCTCGTCATCGCCGCCGCGTTCCTGCCCGGTGCGTGGCACGTCGTGCAGAGTGGCCAGCAGCAGGCCCCGGACGTCACGGCGCTCGCGAAGTACCTCCGCACAGACGTTCCCGCGAAGGCGTGCCTCTTCTCCTTCGAGCCGGGCTGGGCGCTCGCGGCGGGCCGGCTCCCCATGGGGGCCACTCCCATCGTGGACGGCTACGCCACCATGCTCCAGGACGCCATGAGCACCGGCGACCGCTTCGACACCACCGACGAGGCCCTCTCCGCCCCCGAGGCCCAGCAGGCCCTGCGCGTCATGCTGGACTCCTGCCGCTTCGTCATCCTCGGCTGGAGAGGCACCTGGCAGCTCACGCCGGAGAGCCGGCCCTGGTTCAAGCAGCGCTTCGTCCGCCGCTTCCCCACGGGCGACACCGGCGGCGTGGACCTCTGGGAGCACCGCTAG